A section of the Centropristis striata isolate RG_2023a ecotype Rhode Island chromosome 7, C.striata_1.0, whole genome shotgun sequence genome encodes:
- the rsrc2 gene encoding arginine/serine-rich coiled-coil protein 2 isoform X2, whose translation MSGSDNDSVDLTRAGSPVHHRKKHSMESSRSPRSSKHHHSRSRSRSRDRKRDRKYRRSRSRSKEARKRDSEKPSKSHRKTDEQQEPERLSAENGEERSRRKDRRPSKGRSLSRSHSRERRHHSKSKDKRRSRSRSRDRKKKARSRSGSRSKHRHHSRSRSKSRERKKRSEKVRRKSRSRLERAKKLQEQKEKELLEKQQQQQEEIAAVAAPIAAVAAAAAAVTSNPALNVAALLASGTQVTPQIAMAAQMAALQARTLAETGIAVPSYYNPSAVNPMKFAEQEKKRKMLWQGKKEGDNKSQTAELWEKLNFGNKNQNVKFRKLMGIKGEDEAEAAKPLNEEGLKTLQKQEEMFRNLDVQYEMARSQTHTQRGMGLGFSSSFSRGMDSI comes from the exons GGAAGTGACAATGACTCGGTCGACTTGACCAGAGCAGGCTCCCCAGTtcatcacagaaaaaaacacagcatggaGTCATCCAGATCTCCTAGAAGCTCCAAACACCACCATTCACGGTCAAGGTCACGCTCCAGGGATCGAAAAC GTGACAGAAAATACAGACGGAGTCGCAGCAGGAGTAAAGAG GCACGAAAGAGGGATTCTGAGAAGCCATCGaaatcacacagaaaaacagacgAGCAGCAAGAGCCAGAGAGACTTTCGGCAGAGAATGGAGAGGAGCGATCCAGACGCAAAGACAGGAGGCCCTCCAAGGGTCGGAGCTTGTCCAGGTCACACTCACGAGAGAG GCGGCATCACAGCAAAAGTAAAGACAAGCGGCGATCGCGATCACGCAGTCGGGACAGGAAGAAGAAGGCTCGGTCTCGCTCAGGTTCAAGGTCCAAACACCGTCATCATAGCAGAAGTCGCAGTAAGAGCAG GGAGCGAAAGAAAAGGAGTGAGAAAGTGCGCAGAAAGAGCCGAAGCAG GCTGGAGAGAGCCAAGAAGCTGCAGGAGCAGAAGGAGAAGGAGCTGTTGgagaaacaacagcagcaacaggagGAGATAGCTGCAG TGGCTGCCCCTATCGCAGCAGTAGCTGCTGCAGCGGCAGCAGTCACCTCCAACCCTGCCCTCAACGTAGCGGCCCTCCTGGCCTCTGGGACCCAGGTCACCCCTCAGATTGCCATGGCAGCACAAATGGCAGCCCTTCAAGCCAGAACACTGGCAGAGACTGGTATTGCAGTGCCCAGCTATTATAACCCGTCCGCTGTAAACCCCATGAAGTTCGCAGagcaggagaaaaagaggaaaatgttATGGCAAGGAAAGAAGGAGGGG GACAACAAGTCCCAGACAGCTGAGTTGTGGGAGAAGCTCAACTTTGGAAACAAGAACCAGAATGTAAAATTCCGCAAACTAATGGGTATTAAA GGAGAGGATGAAGCCGAAGCTGCCAAACCACTAAACGAAGAAGGCTTGAAGACTCTTCAAAAGCAGGAGGAGATGTTTAGGAACCTTGATGTTCAGTACGAGATGGCTCGCTCTCAGACTCACACCCAGAGGGGAATGGGCCTTGGCTTCTCCTCCTCGTTCTCACGTGGAATGGATTCCATCTAA
- the rsrc2 gene encoding arginine/serine-rich coiled-coil protein 2 isoform X1, producing the protein MSGSDNDSVDLTRAGSPVHHRKKHSMESSRSPRSSKHHHSRSRSRSRDRKRDRKYRRSRSRSKEARKRDSEKPSKSHRKTDEQQEPERLSAENGEERSRRKDRRPSKGRSLSRSHSRERRHHSKSKDKRRSRSRSRDRKKKARSRSGSRSKHRHHSRSRSKSRERKKRSEKVRRKSRSRSVNPPAFRGRNTAMDAQEALARRLERAKKLQEQKEKELLEKQQQQQEEIAAVAAPIAAVAAAAAAVTSNPALNVAALLASGTQVTPQIAMAAQMAALQARTLAETGIAVPSYYNPSAVNPMKFAEQEKKRKMLWQGKKEGDNKSQTAELWEKLNFGNKNQNVKFRKLMGIKGEDEAEAAKPLNEEGLKTLQKQEEMFRNLDVQYEMARSQTHTQRGMGLGFSSSFSRGMDSI; encoded by the exons GGAAGTGACAATGACTCGGTCGACTTGACCAGAGCAGGCTCCCCAGTtcatcacagaaaaaaacacagcatggaGTCATCCAGATCTCCTAGAAGCTCCAAACACCACCATTCACGGTCAAGGTCACGCTCCAGGGATCGAAAAC GTGACAGAAAATACAGACGGAGTCGCAGCAGGAGTAAAGAG GCACGAAAGAGGGATTCTGAGAAGCCATCGaaatcacacagaaaaacagacgAGCAGCAAGAGCCAGAGAGACTTTCGGCAGAGAATGGAGAGGAGCGATCCAGACGCAAAGACAGGAGGCCCTCCAAGGGTCGGAGCTTGTCCAGGTCACACTCACGAGAGAG GCGGCATCACAGCAAAAGTAAAGACAAGCGGCGATCGCGATCACGCAGTCGGGACAGGAAGAAGAAGGCTCGGTCTCGCTCAGGTTCAAGGTCCAAACACCGTCATCATAGCAGAAGTCGCAGTAAGAGCAG GGAGCGAAAGAAAAGGAGTGAGAAAGTGCGCAGAAAGAGCCGAAGCAGGTCTGTTAATCCACCTGCCTTCCGGGGCCGAAACACAGCTATGGATGCACAAGAGGCCCTGGCCAGAAG GCTGGAGAGAGCCAAGAAGCTGCAGGAGCAGAAGGAGAAGGAGCTGTTGgagaaacaacagcagcaacaggagGAGATAGCTGCAG TGGCTGCCCCTATCGCAGCAGTAGCTGCTGCAGCGGCAGCAGTCACCTCCAACCCTGCCCTCAACGTAGCGGCCCTCCTGGCCTCTGGGACCCAGGTCACCCCTCAGATTGCCATGGCAGCACAAATGGCAGCCCTTCAAGCCAGAACACTGGCAGAGACTGGTATTGCAGTGCCCAGCTATTATAACCCGTCCGCTGTAAACCCCATGAAGTTCGCAGagcaggagaaaaagaggaaaatgttATGGCAAGGAAAGAAGGAGGGG GACAACAAGTCCCAGACAGCTGAGTTGTGGGAGAAGCTCAACTTTGGAAACAAGAACCAGAATGTAAAATTCCGCAAACTAATGGGTATTAAA GGAGAGGATGAAGCCGAAGCTGCCAAACCACTAAACGAAGAAGGCTTGAAGACTCTTCAAAAGCAGGAGGAGATGTTTAGGAACCTTGATGTTCAGTACGAGATGGCTCGCTCTCAGACTCACACCCAGAGGGGAATGGGCCTTGGCTTCTCCTCCTCGTTCTCACGTGGAATGGATTCCATCTAA